A genomic stretch from Bacillus sp. E(2018) includes:
- a CDS encoding metallophosphoesterase, translating into MGSKQVNRRDFIKIGGASTLALTLGSLGDTSNLFSEKVHADRKEEKVLKFHSDGTFKVVQFNDTQDDERIDRRTIELMEKVLDAEKPDFVVLNGDVITGGCDTELEMKQAMNNVAGPMEKRGIKWAVTFGNHDEDSTPKSGVDENKMLAFYQSYKHNVNDKGPKNITGTGNMNLLVWDTKGKKPAFNFWLMDSGRYAPKEIAGQDFEGYPTWDWVRFDQVGWYNETSQKIENRFGFKVPSLVFIHIPLWEHRYMWYSSVDGRTEADHARAKNKHQITGERNEDECQGPINSGLFSAMQHRGDVKGVFCGHDHINTYAGNYYGIMLGYGGSAGFGAYGLSGEEKNRLRGARVFNLDLNHENILKETHMVFAKDYGIDLSPNDQSMDPAPLIGEKQPAMQ; encoded by the coding sequence ATGGGCTCTAAACAAGTAAATCGTCGCGATTTTATTAAGATTGGAGGAGCGAGCACGTTAGCGTTAACACTTGGTTCGCTCGGTGATACTTCTAACTTATTTTCCGAAAAAGTACATGCAGATCGCAAGGAAGAAAAAGTGTTGAAGTTTCATTCGGATGGCACTTTCAAGGTCGTTCAGTTTAACGATACACAAGATGATGAGCGCATTGACCGTCGTACCATCGAGTTAATGGAAAAAGTGCTGGATGCTGAAAAGCCTGACTTTGTTGTACTGAACGGGGACGTAATTACCGGTGGTTGTGATACGGAACTCGAAATGAAACAGGCGATGAACAATGTGGCAGGGCCTATGGAAAAGAGAGGCATTAAGTGGGCTGTAACTTTTGGAAATCATGATGAAGATTCTACCCCGAAAAGCGGCGTGGATGAGAATAAGATGTTAGCTTTCTATCAATCTTACAAACACAACGTAAACGATAAGGGACCGAAAAACATCACAGGTACTGGGAACATGAACCTTCTGGTTTGGGACACGAAAGGGAAGAAGCCCGCTTTTAATTTCTGGTTGATGGATAGTGGAAGATATGCACCAAAAGAAATTGCGGGTCAAGATTTCGAGGGTTATCCAACGTGGGACTGGGTTCGTTTTGATCAAGTCGGCTGGTACAATGAAACGTCTCAAAAGATCGAAAACCGTTTTGGATTCAAAGTACCTTCACTCGTGTTCATCCATATTCCGTTATGGGAGCACCGTTATATGTGGTATTCGAGTGTAGATGGCCGAACAGAAGCAGATCATGCACGTGCTAAAAACAAACATCAGATTACGGGTGAGAGAAACGAAGATGAATGTCAGGGTCCGATCAATTCTGGCTTATTCTCAGCCATGCAGCATCGAGGCGATGTAAAAGGAGTATTCTGTGGGCATGACCACATCAACACGTATGCCGGAAACTACTATGGTATTATGCTCGGTTATGGTGGAAGTGCTGGATTTGGAGCGTACGGACTTTCTGGTGAGGAGAAGAATCGACTTCGCGGAGCTCGTGTATTTAACTTGGACCTAAACCACGAAAATATTTTAAAAGAAACACACATGGTGTTTGCAAAAGATTACGGCATCGATCTATCGCCAAACGATCAAAGCATGGATCCGGCTCCTCTTATAGGAGAAAAACAACCTGCGATGCAATAG
- a CDS encoding HNH endonuclease family protein, translating to MLKKSMLCSFIFTLVMSFVVVTSDDNQKAWALPPGTPTKSAAQSQLNALVVKTEGSMTGYSRDLFPHWSSQGGGCDTRQVVLKRDADSFSGDCPVTSGSWYSYYDGITITNPSDLDIDHVVPLAEAWRSGASSWTTDKREDFANDLTGPQLIAVTASSNRSKGDQDPSTWKPTRTAAGCGYAKWWIQTKYNWGLNLQSAEKTQLQSMLNTCTY from the coding sequence ATGTTGAAGAAATCGATGTTGTGTTCGTTTATTTTTACTCTGGTGATGTCATTCGTCGTCGTTACATCTGATGATAACCAAAAGGCATGGGCATTACCGCCAGGAACACCTACTAAATCTGCTGCACAATCTCAGTTGAACGCATTAGTCGTTAAAACTGAAGGTTCAATGACAGGTTATTCACGCGATCTATTTCCACACTGGTCGAGTCAAGGTGGAGGGTGTGATACACGTCAAGTTGTTCTTAAACGTGACGCTGACTCGTTTAGTGGAGATTGTCCAGTAACATCCGGTAGCTGGTACAGCTATTATGATGGCATCACGATCACAAATCCATCTGACCTTGATATTGATCATGTCGTACCACTCGCTGAAGCATGGCGCTCAGGTGCCAGCAGTTGGACGACAGACAAACGTGAGGATTTCGCCAACGATCTTACAGGACCACAACTGATTGCCGTAACAGCAAGTTCAAATCGTTCAAAAGGGGACCAAGATCCATCAACATGGAAACCTACTCGAACTGCCGCTGGATGTGGTTATGCAAAATGGTGGATTCAAACAAAGTACAACTGGGGCTTAAATCTTCAATCAGCGGAAAAAACACAACTTCAAAGCATGCTTAACACTTGCACGTATTAA
- a CDS encoding bile acid:sodium symporter, which yields MITRESLENQQIWIYVVSLLLGAFIGLRFEHFGTGLQWTISPLIAILLYGMFAQIPFLKLREAVSNVRFMLALLFGNFICVPIIVWILVSLFPQSPPILLGICLVLLTPCIDYVIVFTQLGKGNEKLILAATPLLFVVQMVLLPLYLWLFIGEEMISVVQIQPFLEAFFFLIVIPLLLAVLTQWWAKKQTQGEKALELTAWLPVPFMAFVLIVVVASQIGKVYSDFDIIIKVVPVYVLFLIIMPIVSLLIARVFSLDIGAGRALIFSMGTRNSLVVLPLALALPESWRTLAAAVIVTQTIVELIGELMYIKTVPNWILRDLK from the coding sequence ATGATTACAAGGGAAAGTCTAGAAAATCAACAAATATGGATTTACGTTGTTTCTTTACTATTAGGAGCTTTTATAGGTCTCCGTTTTGAACATTTTGGAACTGGATTACAATGGACGATATCTCCACTAATCGCTATCCTTCTTTATGGAATGTTTGCACAGATTCCTTTTTTAAAGCTTAGAGAAGCTGTTTCAAACGTTAGATTCATGCTAGCTTTATTATTCGGAAATTTTATATGTGTACCCATCATTGTATGGATTCTTGTTTCCCTTTTTCCGCAATCCCCACCCATTCTTTTAGGAATTTGCTTAGTTCTTCTAACTCCGTGTATTGATTATGTAATTGTCTTTACTCAGTTGGGAAAAGGAAACGAAAAATTGATACTTGCGGCAACGCCACTTTTGTTTGTCGTTCAAATGGTCTTGCTTCCTCTGTATTTGTGGCTATTCATTGGGGAAGAGATGATATCCGTCGTCCAGATTCAGCCATTTTTAGAAGCATTCTTTTTCCTGATTGTAATCCCGTTACTGCTAGCAGTTCTTACACAATGGTGGGCAAAAAAACAAACCCAAGGTGAAAAAGCACTGGAACTTACAGCATGGTTACCCGTTCCGTTTATGGCTTTCGTTTTGATCGTAGTCGTTGCTTCACAGATCGGAAAAGTCTACAGTGATTTTGATATCATCATTAAGGTTGTTCCGGTATACGTCTTATTCTTAATCATCATGCCGATCGTGTCTCTCTTGATCGCACGGGTATTCTCATTAGATATAGGTGCAGGGAGAGCATTAATCTTTAGTATGGGAACAAGAAATTCTCTTGTCGTTCTCCCGTTAGCACTAGCATTACCAGAGTCTTGGCGAACACTAGCTGCAGCAGTAATCGTAACGCAGACGATTGTTGAACTGATCGGCGAATTAATGTATATAAAAACAGTACCTAATTGGATTTTACGTGATCTTAAGTAA
- a CDS encoding sulfotransferase domain-containing protein, whose product MSKAISPFFFNSFPKSGTHLMFQILTGIHSITFDQNLHLYEGVSAQLAEHQRELEKLKENEFLSGHIYYSTSWEKLLQDLDMKQIFLYRDLRDVVVSYNYYIEKVDAPLHQYYNKKQLSKKERLLSIIRGIPELGHQDIHDWFSEFKGWLSAPNVLSLKFEDLIRSQDSLDQTVQKIVQFIMEEELGNLDQTVIKRAKENISTQDSATFRKGTIGNWKEEFDEEISDAFKETAGNLLIELGYEKDLLW is encoded by the coding sequence ATGAGTAAAGCCATAAGTCCTTTTTTCTTTAATTCGTTTCCTAAGAGCGGTACACATCTTATGTTTCAAATATTAACAGGAATTCATTCCATCACATTTGATCAAAATCTGCATTTGTATGAAGGTGTCTCAGCACAATTGGCTGAACATCAGCGCGAGTTAGAGAAACTAAAAGAAAACGAATTTTTGTCTGGACATATTTATTATTCCACGTCATGGGAGAAGCTTCTTCAAGATCTCGATATGAAGCAAATCTTCCTATATCGCGACTTGCGTGATGTTGTTGTTTCCTACAACTACTATATTGAAAAGGTAGATGCTCCACTTCATCAATATTACAATAAGAAGCAACTGTCTAAAAAAGAGCGACTGTTATCTATTATAAGAGGAATTCCAGAGTTGGGTCATCAGGACATTCATGATTGGTTTTCGGAATTTAAAGGATGGTTATCGGCACCTAACGTGCTTTCTTTAAAGTTTGAAGATCTCATAAGAAGTCAAGACTCTCTAGACCAAACGGTTCAGAAAATCGTACAGTTTATTATGGAAGAGGAACTTGGAAACCTTGATCAAACGGTAATCAAACGTGCGAAAGAAAACATTTCGACTCAGGACTCTGCAACGTTCAGAAAAGGGACAATCGGTAACTGGAAAGAAGAGTTTGACGAAGAGATTTCAGATGCCTTTAAAGAGACAGCTGGAAACTTGCTCATTGAGTTAGGATATGAAAAGGATTTGCTTTGGTAA
- a CDS encoding STAS domain-containing protein — protein MGLVLEKDYIEYFTNNREEFQESLLSEARNVRGKIEEILLVGNIDLLSNAHKLVMYTIQGKDRELEEFAKFEGVSWASHSLTLAFKLEWVQAIRRTVWKYLQEYNKLNQIAIEAEVFFNTERQINDRIDKFLNELFLSYSAYKDKLIESQKTLVENLSVPIIPITSKVCVLPLIGSIDTYRTDTIEEKVLLEISRLRIAKLVIDLSGIAQMETEAIERIIKVMEGANMMGCECVITGLRPEIVRKITNNGLSFESKAQTKATLQQALEDYLR, from the coding sequence ATGGGTTTAGTCTTGGAAAAGGATTATATTGAATACTTTACAAATAACAGAGAAGAGTTCCAAGAATCTTTATTAAGTGAAGCCCGAAATGTTCGTGGGAAGATTGAAGAAATTTTGTTAGTAGGTAATATTGATTTATTGTCTAATGCTCACAAACTAGTGATGTATACCATCCAAGGAAAAGACCGTGAATTAGAAGAATTTGCAAAATTCGAAGGGGTATCGTGGGCATCACATAGCCTAACGCTTGCATTTAAACTTGAATGGGTTCAAGCCATTCGAAGAACGGTTTGGAAATACTTGCAGGAATACAATAAATTGAACCAAATTGCCATAGAGGCTGAGGTTTTTTTTAATACCGAAAGACAAATAAATGACCGTATTGATAAATTTTTGAATGAACTATTTCTGAGTTATTCAGCGTATAAAGATAAGCTGATCGAGTCTCAGAAAACACTGGTTGAAAACCTTTCTGTTCCAATTATTCCAATCACATCAAAAGTTTGTGTTCTCCCGTTAATTGGAAGCATCGATACATACCGAACAGACACGATTGAAGAGAAAGTTCTTTTGGAAATCAGCAGACTACGGATTGCAAAACTTGTTATTGATTTATCTGGAATCGCCCAAATGGAGACGGAAGCGATCGAGCGCATTATAAAAGTAATGGAGGGTGCGAACATGATGGGGTGTGAGTGCGTCATTACGGGTCTTCGCCCAGAAATTGTACGCAAAATAACAAATAACGGATTATCTTTTGAAAGCAAGGCTCAAACGAAAGCCACTCTTCAGCAGGCTTTAGAAGATTATTTAAGATAG